One Natronolimnobius sp. AArcel1 DNA window includes the following coding sequences:
- the minD gene encoding cell division ATPase MinD, translating into MSQETVYAIASGKGGVGKTTTTVNIGTALAQAGKRVAVVDVDLGMANLAGFVSLTPDSTTLHDVLAGDASIEDATYRLADNIVAVPSGTGLDEYAEASPEGLGDVINDLRTAYDYVLLDVGAGISHETVLPLGLADAVLVVSTPEPAAVQDSKKTIELTARANGSVAGLVVTRTHPGSDISYEEIAARLEIPLLGTVPEDSAARESVYAGTPLVVYNAEGPAAIAYRTLAADLAGIELNPPSTRSSSESASNTDDPAASTETPAEPAADADTDGNDESDEDDETGSSQEAAPDDVSSAITEAESDH; encoded by the coding sequence ATGTCTCAAGAGACGGTCTATGCTATCGCGAGCGGGAAGGGCGGCGTCGGGAAGACGACGACGACGGTCAATATCGGAACGGCGCTTGCACAGGCGGGCAAGCGCGTGGCCGTCGTCGACGTCGATCTCGGCATGGCGAACCTCGCTGGGTTCGTTAGCCTCACTCCCGACTCGACGACGCTACACGACGTGCTGGCCGGTGACGCATCGATTGAGGACGCCACCTATCGATTGGCAGACAACATCGTCGCTGTCCCGAGTGGAACGGGACTCGACGAGTACGCTGAAGCCTCTCCCGAAGGCCTCGGCGACGTTATCAACGATCTTCGAACGGCGTACGACTACGTCTTGCTTGATGTCGGCGCCGGCATCAGCCACGAAACCGTGTTGCCACTCGGACTCGCCGATGCTGTCCTCGTGGTCTCGACGCCCGAACCCGCTGCTGTACAGGACTCGAAAAAGACGATTGAACTAACCGCCCGTGCCAATGGCTCCGTTGCCGGCCTCGTCGTCACGCGAACCCACCCCGGCAGCGATATCTCCTACGAGGAAATCGCTGCCAGACTCGAGATTCCACTGCTCGGGACGGTCCCAGAGGACAGCGCAGCACGCGAAAGCGTCTACGCCGGCACGCCACTCGTTGTCTACAACGCCGAAGGGCCGGCCGCAATCGCGTATCGCACGCTCGCAGCTGATCTCGCTGGCATTGAACTCAACCCACCGAGCACACGGTCGTCGTCAGAATCCGCGTCCAACACTGACGACCCAGCAGCGTCGACCGAAACGCCAGCCGAACCAGCTGCCGACGCTGACACTGACGGTAACGACGAGTCAGATGAGGACGACGAAACGGGCTCGAGTCAGGAGGCCGCACCCGACGACGTCTCGAGTGCCATCACCGAAGCTGAATCCGATCACTGA